A portion of the Pseudomonas synxantha BG33R genome contains these proteins:
- a CDS encoding DUF2069 domain-containing protein, whose product MARKPKVLPPQAWLEPRVNIARALSLLAFFALVGLLCVYYLLIADLHGARPWVILLIELVPLLVLAPGMMIGSARGHSWMCFVVNLYFIKGALAAYDPNRQWFGVLEMLASLAVFCTALLYVRWRHQLNRQLAAEPVSA is encoded by the coding sequence GTGGCCAGGAAGCCTAAAGTCCTGCCGCCCCAGGCGTGGCTGGAACCGCGGGTAAACATTGCACGCGCACTGAGCCTGCTGGCGTTTTTTGCCCTGGTGGGCCTGTTGTGCGTGTATTACCTGTTGATTGCCGACCTTCACGGGGCGCGCCCATGGGTGATCCTGCTGATCGAACTGGTGCCGCTGCTGGTACTGGCGCCAGGGATGATGATCGGCAGTGCGCGCGGGCATTCGTGGATGTGCTTTGTGGTGAATCTGTATTTCATCAAGGGCGCGCTGGCGGCGTACGACCCGAACCGCCAGTGGTTCGGGGTGTTGGAGATGCTGGCGAGCCTGGCGGTGTTTTGCACGGCGCTGTTGTATGTGCGTTGGCGGCATCAGTTGAATCGGCAGTTGGCTGCAGAACCTGTATCGGCCTGA
- a CDS encoding TlpA disulfide reductase family protein, producing MTRRLIGALAIITTLLLSGCGNDYGVDQYGQKVAAERLDKQWLVVNYWAEWCGPCRTEIPELNALAEQLKGQGVEVFGVNFDNVQGEELKAASDKLGIKFTVLAQNPDGIFEIPRSEALPVTYIIDDKGKVREQLMGEQTAEGVLAKLKALRG from the coding sequence ATGACAAGGCGACTGATCGGTGCATTGGCGATCATCACAACCCTGCTGCTCAGCGGCTGCGGTAACGATTACGGCGTTGACCAATATGGCCAGAAAGTGGCGGCCGAACGCCTGGACAAACAGTGGCTGGTGGTTAACTACTGGGCCGAATGGTGTGGCCCGTGCCGCACGGAAATCCCCGAGCTCAATGCCTTGGCCGAGCAACTGAAAGGGCAAGGTGTGGAGGTATTCGGGGTTAACTTCGACAACGTGCAGGGTGAGGAACTGAAGGCCGCCAGCGACAAGCTGGGGATCAAGTTCACGGTCCTGGCCCAGAACCCGGACGGGATCTTCGAGATTCCACGCAGTGAGGCATTGCCGGTGACCTACATCATCGACGACAAGGGCAAGGTGCGTGAGCAGTTGATGGGTGAGCAGACCGCAGAAGGGGTGCTGGCCAAGCTCAAGGCCCTGCGCGGTTAA
- a CDS encoding DNA-3-methyladenine glycosylase I encodes MRDYKWLHEYCLNRFGSAAELEAHLPVPKTPAQLRKITDDRYLSTLALRVFRAGLKHSVVDAKWPAFEQVFFGFYPEKVVLMGAEHLERLMQDTRIIRHLGKLKSVPRNAQMILDIEQEKGSFGAFVADWPVTDIVGLWKYLSKHGHQLGGLSAPRFLRMVGKDTFVPSYDVVAALNAQKIVDKAPTSLRDLATVQGAFNQWHAESGRPMCQLSMMLAYTVNH; translated from the coding sequence ATGCGCGATTACAAGTGGCTGCACGAATATTGTCTGAACCGCTTCGGTTCGGCGGCCGAGCTGGAAGCCCATCTGCCTGTGCCCAAGACCCCGGCGCAATTGCGCAAGATCACCGATGACCGTTACCTGTCGACCCTGGCGCTGCGGGTCTTCCGTGCGGGCTTGAAGCACAGTGTGGTCGACGCGAAATGGCCGGCGTTTGAACAGGTGTTTTTCGGCTTCTATCCGGAAAAAGTCGTGCTGATGGGCGCCGAGCACTTGGAACGCCTGATGCAGGACACCCGCATCATCCGCCACCTGGGCAAGCTCAAGAGTGTGCCGCGCAATGCGCAGATGATCCTGGACATCGAGCAGGAAAAGGGCAGCTTCGGTGCGTTTGTCGCCGATTGGCCGGTAACCGATATCGTCGGGCTATGGAAATACCTGAGCAAGCATGGCCACCAACTGGGCGGGCTGTCGGCACCGCGTTTCCTGCGCATGGTGGGCAAGGATACGTTTGTGCCGAGCTATGACGTGGTGGCGGCGTTGAATGCGCAGAAGATCGTCGACAAGGCGCCGACCAGCCTGCGGGATTTGGCCACAGTACAGGGCGCCTTCAACCAGTGGCATGCCGAGAGTGGGCGGCCGATGTGCCAGTTGTCGATGATGTTGGCGTACACCGTCAACCATTGA
- the wrbA gene encoding NAD(P)H:quinone oxidoreductase, with the protein MTTPYVLVLYYSRNGSVSEMARQIARGIEQGGMEARLRTVPAISTECEAVAPSIPEEGALYASLDDLKHCSGLALGSPTRFGNMAAPLKYFLDGTSNLWLTGALVGKPAGVFTSTASLHGGQETTLMSMLLPLLHHGMLITGLPYSEQALLDTQGGGTPYGASHHSGPDGKRLLDQHEITLCRALGLRLAKTATLLEHGRGQEA; encoded by the coding sequence GTGACCACGCCCTATGTGCTGGTGCTGTATTACAGCCGCAACGGCTCGGTAAGCGAAATGGCCCGGCAGATTGCCCGGGGGATCGAACAAGGCGGCATGGAAGCACGTCTGCGCACGGTGCCGGCGATTTCCACCGAGTGCGAAGCGGTTGCGCCGAGCATTCCCGAGGAAGGCGCGCTGTATGCCAGCCTGGATGATCTGAAGCACTGTTCAGGCCTGGCCCTGGGCAGCCCGACACGCTTTGGCAACATGGCTGCACCGCTCAAGTACTTCCTCGACGGCACCAGCAACCTGTGGCTCACCGGTGCCCTGGTCGGCAAGCCCGCCGGCGTGTTCACCTCTACCGCCAGCCTGCATGGCGGCCAGGAAACCACGCTGATGTCGATGTTACTGCCGCTGCTGCACCACGGCATGTTGATCACCGGTCTGCCTTACAGCGAACAGGCACTGCTTGATACCCAGGGCGGCGGCACGCCATACGGCGCCAGCCACCATTCCGGGCCTGACGGCAAGCGGCTGCTCGATCAACATGAAATCACCCTGTGCCGGGCCCTGGGCCTGCGCCTGGCCAAGACCGCCACGCTGCTGGAGCACGGCCGTGGCCAGGAAGCCTAA
- a CDS encoding 2-hydroxyacid dehydrogenase yields MRVILFSSQTYDRDSFLGEPLPSALELQFQPARLNLDTVALAEHHEVVCAFINDDLSAPVLEQLAKGGTRLIALRSAGYNHVDLVAAKRLGLSIVRVPAYSPHAVAEHAVALILALNRRLHRAYNRTRDGDFSLHGLTGFDLVGKTVGVVGTGQIGATFAKIMAGFGCQLLAYDPFPNPHVQALGARYVSLPDLLAEAQIISLHCPLTADSKHLINARSLAHMQPGAMLINTGRGGLVDTPALIEALKEGQLGYLGLDVYEEEAQLFFEDRSDLPLQDDVLARLLTFPNVIITAHQAFLTREALAAIAGTTLANIVAWVDGRPQNLVEG; encoded by the coding sequence ATGCGCGTCATTTTGTTCAGCAGCCAGACCTACGACCGTGACAGTTTTCTCGGTGAACCGCTCCCCTCGGCCCTGGAGCTGCAATTCCAACCCGCCCGCCTCAACCTCGACACCGTAGCCCTGGCCGAACACCATGAGGTGGTCTGCGCCTTTATCAACGACGACCTCAGCGCCCCGGTGCTGGAGCAACTGGCCAAGGGCGGTACACGCCTGATTGCCCTGCGTTCGGCCGGCTACAACCATGTGGACTTGGTCGCCGCCAAACGCCTGGGCCTGAGCATCGTGCGCGTGCCCGCCTATTCGCCCCACGCCGTGGCCGAACACGCCGTGGCGCTGATCCTGGCTCTCAACCGCCGCCTGCACCGCGCCTACAACCGCACCCGTGATGGCGACTTCAGCCTGCATGGGCTCACCGGTTTCGATCTGGTCGGCAAAACCGTCGGCGTGGTCGGCACCGGGCAGATCGGCGCGACCTTCGCCAAGATCATGGCCGGCTTCGGCTGCCAATTACTGGCCTATGACCCCTTCCCCAACCCACACGTCCAGGCCCTGGGCGCTCGCTACGTCAGCCTGCCCGACTTGCTGGCCGAGGCGCAGATCATCAGCCTGCACTGCCCGTTGACTGCCGACAGCAAACACCTGATCAACGCCCGTTCCCTGGCGCACATGCAGCCCGGTGCAATGCTGATCAACACCGGCCGCGGTGGCTTGGTCGATACGCCCGCGCTGATCGAAGCCCTCAAGGAGGGCCAATTGGGCTACCTGGGGCTGGACGTTTATGAAGAAGAAGCCCAGCTGTTTTTCGAGGACCGCTCGGACCTGCCCCTGCAAGACGACGTACTCGCGCGTCTGCTGACCTTCCCCAATGTGATCATCACTGCGCACCAGGCATTTCTCACCCGCGAGGCGCTGGCGGCGATCGCCGGTACGACGCTGGCCAACATTGTGGCGTGGGTCGATGGTCGGCCACAGAACCTGGTCGAGGGTTGA
- the arsC gene encoding arsenate reductase (glutaredoxin) (This arsenate reductase requires both glutathione and glutaredoxin to convert arsenate to arsenite, after which the efflux transporter formed by ArsA and ArsB can extrude the arsenite from the cell, providing resistance.) → MTDLTLYHNPRCSKSRGALELLEVRGLNPTVVRYLETPLDAAQIQALLKKLGISARQLLRTGEEEYKTLNLADANLSEAQLIAAIAGHPKLMERPILATADKAIIGRPPENVLEILP, encoded by the coding sequence ATGACCGATCTGACGCTTTATCACAACCCGCGCTGCTCGAAATCCCGCGGTGCGCTCGAACTGCTTGAAGTTCGCGGCCTCAACCCGACCGTGGTGCGCTACCTGGAAACCCCGCTGGACGCCGCGCAAATCCAGGCCCTGCTCAAAAAACTCGGGATCAGCGCGCGCCAACTGCTGCGCACCGGCGAAGAGGAATACAAAACCCTCAACCTGGCCGATGCCAACTTGAGCGAAGCGCAATTGATCGCCGCTATCGCCGGGCACCCCAAGCTGATGGAACGCCCGATCCTGGCAACTGCCGACAAAGCCATCATTGGCCGCCCGCCCGAGAACGTATTGGAGATTCTGCCGTGA
- a CDS encoding response regulator produces the protein MLRRMGIKGRVLLLTLLPTSLMALLLGGYFTWMQLSELQSQLLQRGEMIAEQLAPLVAPALGHKNAELLERIATQSLEQPDVRAVSFLAPDRSSLAHAGPTMLNPPPTGNSSRLLQRTGNDATRYLLPVFGRHRNLAGDVIPDEADRLLGWVEVELSHNGMLLRGYRSLFASLLLIAIGLMFTAALALRISRTINSPIGQIKQAVAQLKDGNLETRLPPLGSQELDQLASGINRMAETLQNAQEELQHSIDQATEDVRQNLETIEIQNIELDLARKEALEASRIKSEFLANMSHEIRTPLNGILGFTHLLQKSELSPRQLDYLGTIEKSADNLLGIINEILDFSKIEAGKLVLDSVPFNLRDLLQDTLTILAPAAHAKQLELVSLVYRDTPLALVGDPLRLKQILTNLISNAIKFTREGTIVARAMVEDEQEDSVQLRISVQDTGIGLSNQDVRALFQAFSQADNSLSRQPGGTGLGLVISKRLIEQMGGEIGVDSTPGEGSEFWISLNLPKTRDDVEDLPAPPLLGRRVAVLENHELARQALQHQLEDCGLEVTPFNTLESLTNGITSAHQTEQAISLAVLGVTANDIPPERLNQHLWDLEHLGCKVLVLCPTTEQMLFNQSVPNPNSQLQAKPACTRKLRRSLADLISPRPSRSEPGEPLSSRAPRVLCVDDNPANLLLVQTLLEDMGAKVQAVESGYAAIDAVKQETFDLVLMDVQMPGMDGRQSTEAIRQWESERHGTPLPVVALTAHAMANEKRALLQSGMDDYLTKPISERQLAQVVLKWTGLALRNQGPERVNDGLAQGVQLLVLDHEEGLRLAANKADLAADMLAMLLASLEADRLAITVAREANDNHALIERVHRLHGATRYCGVPQLRAACQRAETLLKQDDAKAMAALDELDMAIARLASEARVSA, from the coding sequence GTGCTTAGAAGAATGGGTATAAAAGGCCGCGTACTGTTGCTGACCTTATTACCGACCAGCCTGATGGCTCTGTTGTTGGGAGGCTATTTCACCTGGATGCAACTCTCGGAGTTGCAGAGCCAGTTGTTGCAGCGCGGCGAAATGATTGCCGAGCAATTGGCGCCATTGGTAGCGCCGGCCCTGGGCCACAAGAACGCCGAGCTGCTGGAGCGCATCGCCACCCAGTCCCTGGAGCAACCGGACGTGCGCGCCGTGTCGTTCCTGGCGCCAGACCGTTCGTCCCTGGCCCACGCCGGCCCGACCATGCTCAACCCACCACCCACCGGCAACAGTTCGCGCCTGTTGCAGCGCACCGGCAACGATGCCACCCGCTATCTGCTGCCGGTATTCGGCCGCCATCGCAACCTCGCCGGCGACGTGATCCCGGATGAGGCAGACCGCCTGCTGGGCTGGGTCGAAGTGGAGCTGTCCCACAATGGCATGTTGCTGCGCGGCTACCGCAGCCTGTTCGCCAGCCTGTTGTTGATCGCCATCGGCCTGATGTTCACCGCAGCGCTCGCCCTGCGGATCAGCCGTACCATCAATTCGCCGATTGGCCAGATCAAGCAAGCCGTGGCCCAGCTCAAAGACGGCAACCTGGAAACACGCCTGCCGCCCCTGGGCAGCCAGGAACTGGACCAGCTCGCATCGGGTATCAACCGCATGGCCGAAACCCTGCAGAACGCCCAGGAAGAACTGCAACACAGCATCGACCAAGCCACCGAGGACGTACGCCAGAACCTGGAGACCATCGAGATCCAGAACATCGAGCTGGACCTGGCGCGCAAGGAGGCCCTGGAGGCCAGCCGTATCAAGTCCGAGTTCCTGGCCAATATGAGCCATGAGATCCGCACGCCGCTCAACGGCATCCTCGGTTTTACTCATCTGCTGCAAAAAAGCGAGCTGTCGCCGCGCCAGCTGGATTACCTGGGCACTATTGAAAAATCCGCCGATAACCTGCTGGGCATCATCAACGAAATCCTCGATTTCTCGAAGATCGAGGCCGGCAAGCTGGTGCTCGACAGCGTGCCGTTCAACCTGCGGGACTTGCTGCAAGACACCCTGACCATCCTCGCCCCCGCCGCCCATGCCAAGCAGCTTGAATTGGTGAGCCTGGTGTACCGCGATACGCCGCTGGCGTTGGTGGGCGACCCGCTGCGCCTCAAGCAGATCCTGACCAACCTGATCAGCAACGCGATCAAGTTCACCCGCGAAGGCACCATCGTCGCCCGGGCGATGGTCGAGGACGAACAGGAGGACAGCGTGCAATTGCGCATCAGCGTGCAAGACACCGGCATAGGCCTGTCCAACCAGGATGTGCGCGCGCTGTTCCAGGCGTTCAGCCAGGCCGACAACTCGCTGTCGCGCCAGCCTGGCGGCACCGGTCTGGGCCTGGTGATTTCCAAGCGTTTGATCGAGCAGATGGGCGGTGAAATCGGCGTCGACAGCACGCCGGGTGAAGGCTCGGAATTCTGGATCAGCCTGAACCTGCCCAAGACCCGCGACGACGTCGAAGACCTGCCCGCCCCGCCGCTGCTGGGTCGCCGCGTGGCCGTACTGGAAAACCACGAGCTGGCGCGCCAGGCCCTGCAACACCAACTGGAAGACTGCGGCCTGGAAGTCACACCCTTCAATACCTTGGAAAGCCTGACCAACGGCATCACCAGTGCGCACCAGACCGAACAGGCCATCAGCCTGGCGGTGCTCGGCGTGACGGCCAATGACATTCCGCCCGAGCGTCTCAACCAGCACTTGTGGGACCTTGAACACCTGGGTTGCAAGGTGCTGGTGCTGTGCCCGACCACCGAGCAGATGCTGTTCAACCAATCGGTACCCAACCCCAACAGCCAATTGCAGGCCAAGCCAGCCTGCACACGCAAGCTGCGCCGCTCCCTGGCCGACCTGATCAGCCCCCGCCCTTCACGCAGCGAGCCGGGTGAGCCGCTGTCCAGCCGTGCGCCGCGTGTGCTGTGCGTGGACGACAACCCGGCGAACCTGTTGCTGGTACAAACCCTGCTGGAAGACATGGGCGCCAAGGTGCAGGCGGTCGAGAGCGGTTACGCGGCCATTGATGCGGTGAAGCAGGAAACCTTCGATCTGGTATTGATGGATGTACAAATGCCCGGCATGGACGGCCGCCAAAGCACCGAGGCGATCCGCCAGTGGGAAAGCGAGCGCCACGGCACGCCGCTGCCGGTGGTGGCCCTCACGGCTCACGCCATGGCCAATGAAAAACGCGCCCTGTTGCAGAGCGGCATGGACGACTACCTGACCAAGCCCATCAGCGAGCGGCAACTGGCCCAGGTGGTGTTGAAGTGGACCGGCCTGGCCCTGCGTAACCAGGGCCCGGAACGCGTCAACGACGGCCTGGCTCAAGGTGTGCAACTGCTGGTGCTCGACCATGAGGAAGGCTTGCGTCTGGCCGCCAATAAAGCCGACCTTGCCGCCGACATGCTCGCCATGCTGCTGGCCTCCCTGGAAGCCGACCGCCTGGCGATTACCGTCGCCCGCGAAGCCAATGACAATCACGCCCTGATCGAACGCGTGCACCGCTTGCACGGCGCCACGCGCTACTGTGGCGTGCCGCAATTGCGCGCGGCGTGCCAACGCGCGGAAACCCTGCTCAAGCAGGACGATGCCAAGGCCATGGCCGCGCTGGATGAACTGGACATGGCGATTGCGCGGCTGGCCAGTGAAGCCAGAGTCAGCGCCTGA
- a CDS encoding META domain-containing protein: protein MKGPLLLAAIGAALTGCATDGPKLERDHSYVVEWIGERPLMDYAHLTVTLGADGRAYGNGGCNHWFAPYTVEGDKLSFGPIGSTRKMCAEALMEQEHRFFQALQGVQRWDISPIEQTRFWPAEGKPIRLWLEEG, encoded by the coding sequence ATGAAGGGCCCGCTGCTGCTCGCCGCAATCGGCGCGGCTCTGACGGGTTGTGCTACCGACGGCCCGAAGCTCGAACGCGACCACAGCTACGTGGTGGAGTGGATCGGTGAGCGCCCGCTGATGGACTACGCGCACCTGACCGTCACCCTTGGCGCTGATGGCCGCGCCTACGGCAACGGCGGCTGCAATCACTGGTTTGCACCGTATACCGTCGAGGGTGACAAGCTCAGCTTCGGACCTATCGGCAGCACCCGCAAAATGTGCGCCGAGGCGTTGATGGAGCAGGAGCACCGCTTCTTCCAGGCCCTGCAAGGCGTGCAGCGCTGGGACATCTCGCCGATCGAACAGACGCGGTTCTGGCCAGCCGAGGGCAAGCCGATTCGTTTATGGCTTGAAGAGGGCTGA